The genomic window CGGGCGATCGCCTCGGTGCGCAGCAAGTTCCCCGTGCACGCCTTCGTCCTGGCACCCGACGGATCCCGCGCCTACCTGGACATCTACCGGCACGCCCTGATCGACCTGCAGGACGACGCGGACGGCTCGGACAACGCGGACAACTCAGATGGTTCGGACAACGCGGACGACCGGGGCGACCTCGCGGAGCTGCTCCCCGCCCCGGGCGACCTCACCGTGGTGCTGGCCGCGCGCTACACCGACCTGCCAGTCGACTACGGGCGCCTGCGCTGCACGCTGAGCCTGCTGGAGCTGGGCATCAACCTGCGCGCCCTGCACACCGCTGCCGACCTGCTGGGCGTCCCGGTCCGGTTGCGCTCGGACGCCGCACTCACCCGCGCCGCCGGCCGGCTGCTGGAACACGGCGGTCCCGGGGCCTGGTCCCCGCCGCTGGTCGTCACCCTCGAAGGCGCCGGCCCGCTGCCGTCCAGCCGCCCGCTGCCGGGCACGGACGGGTTCGGGGACGCGGAGCAACACGCGTGGGAGTGCGGGCTGCTGCGCGAGCAGTCCGGCCAGGAGTTGGTCCGGGAGGCGGACGCGGTGACCGCACCGCTCGCCGCGCTCTCGTGCGGCGCGGGCGAACCCGTGCGCAGCGTACCGGACCTGGCGGGGCGTGAGCCGGCGGAGCACCGCCCTGCGGAGCGTGAGCCGGCGGGCCAGGATGCCGGCCCCGCGCGGCCCGACTGGGCCCGGACCCTGTGGAACCGGTCCGCCGGGCGGACCCGGGCCGGCCTGCTGGGGTTCTCCGCCCGACCCGCCGTGCTCGGTGCGGAGTTCCTGCGCGACACGCTCGCCTGGCTCGACCGGCCGGCGCCGGGCCCGCTGCTCCCCGAGGTGGGCCGCCGGGTGCTGACCCGCGTCGCACTGCAGCGAACGGCCGGGCTCCCCACCGGCCGCTACGCGGTGGCGCGCGGCCACGTGGAGTGCGAGCAGCAGGACTCCGACCTGATGCGGCGGTTCGCGGACGCCTTCGGCTACCCGCTGACGCCCGCCGTCGACTGCGGGCTGCGCCACGCGAACGCCGTGTGGGTCTTCGCCGCCGACCTTGACGGGATCCTGGCGGAGTTCGGGCCGGCCGGCTGGTCACTGCTCCAACTCTGGTGCGGCTGGGCCACCCACGGGCTGACCACCGCCGCCGCCGCGCACGGCCTGTTCGCCCGCCCGGCCCGATCCTTCGGCGAGTTCTGGCTGCAACGGACGCTCGACCTGCCTCGCTCGACGTTTCCGGTCTTCACCGTCATCTGCGGCCGCTCCCGGTTCAGCGAACCGGTGCTCGACCTGAGGGTCTGACGCGCCGCCGCCTACAGCCGGCTGGTCGGGTTCATTGCACGCGCACGCGCACGCCCACCCGTTCCCGCACCAGCACCGGCACCGGCGCGAACCGAAGGACCATGGCATCGGCTGTGCCGTACGTGAACGTCAACGGTGCCCGCCTCCCCGAGCAGGACAGCGGTGGCGAGGGCCCGGGTCGTGCTCCTCAGCCACGGCAACCTGGTGGATCGCGACACGTGAAAGCCTCCGGGGCCGGCCGGGCTCACCGGAGTCCGGCCGGCCCCGGGACCGGCCTCGGGCCCTGCTGCGTCGCCAGCGGCCAGCACTTGTGGTCCAACGTCGACTCCCACGGCGGCGCCGCACCCTGGCCCCAGTGCGTCATCGACGCCTTCCGACAGCTGAACATCACTACCTCGCAAGCCCTGACGGCTCCGGGATGCCAGCCGTTGCCGGCGCGAAGGGCGGCCGTGCGAGTTGGGAGATGACATCCCCAGTGCGGTGACCGAGAAGGTCCACCGGGCTGGCGCTGGCGGGCGGCGTGCCGGTTGGATGTCGCGAGACGTTTCAACTCGATGGAGCGAGGACCCGACACATGACCTCTGACGACCTGTTTGACGAGATCGCCACCGACCTCGCCGTACGCGGTGCCACCGCCGGAACGATGTTCGGCAAGCGCGGTCTCAAGGCCCGCGGCAAGGCATTCGCCTGCCTCAAGGGCGACCTGCTGGCTCTCCGGCTGGGTGACGGCACCCCCGGCCACGCCGAGGCCCTTGCCCTGCCCGGAGCCGAACTTTTCGATCCCTCCGGCAAGCACCGCCCATTCAAAGACTGGGTCGCCATCCCCGTCGCCCACGCCCATGCCTGGCCCCACTACGCCGAAACCGCGCTCGACAGCCTCGACGGCTGAAGGAGGGAGGCCAGTGGCAGAGCCGGTTAAGGTCCGCAGACTCACGGACCAAGAGGGCCAGCAGTTGCAGCGGATCGTGCGCCGGGGCAGTACGAACTCGGTGCGCTACCGGCGGGCGTGATGCTGCTGGCCTCGGCCGGCGGCAACAGGGTTCCGGTCATCGCCCGGCTGGTCCAGGCGGACGAGGACACGGTGCGTGAGGTGATCCACCGGTTCAACGAGATCGGCCTGGCCGCTCTGGACCCTCGGACCTCCGCGAGTTCAGGGAAACTGAAGGCTCTTCAGCGGGAACCCGCGGGTTGGATGCTGTGCTCTGCAGGGATCGACCCGTGAGTTGTCTCCGACTCACGGCGAGGCGTCCTGGTTTGTGGGCGTCGTCGCGCCGTTGAACCTCACCGCTGCGGAACGGGCTGAGCTGGAACGGCGGGTGAGTCGGCGGAAGTCGGCTCAGGATTTGGCGATGCCGGCTCGTGTGGTTCTGGCTTGCGGCCGGCTCGACGAGGGCGGGTCGACGTTCATGATGCCGGATTGAGCAGCTTCCAGTGGCCCTCGGAGACGACCTCGACGTCGCCGTCGGTCACCTTGATGGCGGTCTGAGCGTCGATGGCGTACGCCGGACCCTTGATCTTGGCGGCCCAGCGTTCCGCCGCGGCCATCGTGTTCTCCGGACAATCCGGGCTGTCGAGGTGCGGGAAGATGGAGAAATCGACGAGTCCCAGCGTGGTGTCGTCCCCGGTGGGTGGCTTCCAACCGACGAACTCCTCCCCGATGCGGGGAGTCAGCACCATGCTCCCGGCGCTGAGCCCTACGTAGACCGTGTCGCGCAGCGAGGGGAAGAGGTCGGCCAGTCCGGACTCCCGCATCCAGTGGCACAGGTAGAGCGCGTCGCCGCCGTTCACCAGCAGGGCGTCTGCTTCTCGGACCCAGGAGACCCAGCGTTCCTTGTCGATGCTGGGCAGTGCGGTGAGCTCCAGCACGCCCACCGACTTCCACCCCAACTCGGTCATGGGACTGGGGGACTGTCCGCTGATGAAACGCCATGGCCCACCCGGATCCCCGTACGGCCCCCCGTACCCTGCGGTGGGGATGCAGAGGGCGCTGGCCTCGGCGATCGGTTTGCCCAGAAGATCGACCAGCGCCGCCAGCACGCTTGCGTTCCTGACGCCGGAGTCGGTAAGGAGAAATTTCATCACGCCCCCACTCCCGGGTTCAGATCCTCAGCATTGATCATCCACCAATGCTGTCACGGCGTTCAACGATTCGGCGCTGGTTTCCAGGAGAGCGCGGGCGGAGTTCGCGTAGAGTGGGAGCTGCCGGGCGGGAAGCTGGAACTCGGCGAGGAGCCGCCGGACTGTGCCGCCCGCGAGGTGCAGGAGGAGAGCGGTTGGGAGGTCGAGGCCGGTCCGCTGCTCGATGTGTGGATGTACCGGCCGATCCCCGACCGCCACGTCTTCATCGTGGCCTACGGCTGCCAACGGCTCGGCGAGGACTGCGCGCCGGTGGTCAGCGCCGAGCACAAGGAGATCGGGCTCTTCCGGAAGGACAAGGTGGCCGACCTGGTGATGCCGCAGGGCTACAAGGACTCTGTGGCCCGCTGGTACGCGCACCTCGGTCTCGGCTGATCCGACACGGCAGCGCCCACCGACACCGCGCCTGCGTCGGCGAGCGCCGCGACACTCTGGCGCTGGGCCGCCCCGGAGGCCGAGCAGGTACTGGAGCGGCGCCGGCTCGGCGAGATCTTCAGGGCGGATCGCCGGACCGACTGTCGCGACCAGGAACGTGATCCGACGTACCCAGTCGGCGCCGCCCCGCCGCCCCGGCGCCGCCGCGGTCTGGCGGCGGTGCGGTATCGGCCAGCCGTGCCGCGGCGCCGCCGGCCTGACTCGCGGCGGCCGTCCGACCCACAACACGTCACCCGTCCCATGACACGGCACCTGACCCACACCGCGCACGTCAACCGCCGTCTCTCCTCAGCGACAGCAGCCGCGAAATGGCTCAGAGGTGTCTACCTGGTCGTATTTCGGCTGCGTTAGCGTCGCCTTTCCGAACACCGATGGGGAGGTCTCGTGCGCGCTCTCGTCTATCTGGGTCCAGGCTCCGCCGAACTGCAGGACAGGCCCGCCGCACGGGTCGCGCACGATGATGACGTCGTGGTGGAGATCGTCGGTACGGGGGTCTGCGGAACGGACCGCAAGATCCTGCTCGGGCGGTTCCCGGCCCGGCCGGGCGTGGTGCTGGGGCACGAGTCGGTGGGCGTGGTGCGGGGGACCGGGGCGAAGGTGCGCTCGGTCGCGGTGGGGGACCGGGTGGTGGTCAACCCGACGCTGTACTGCGGCTGGTGTGTCCCGTGCCGCCGCGGGGCGACCAACTTCTGCCGTCACAAGGCCGGGACCGAGGTCGGCGTCGATCGGGACGGCACGTACGCGGAGGCCGTGACCCTGCCGGAACGTTTCGTCGAACGGGTTCCCGCCGGGCTGCCCTTCCGCAGCGCGGTGCTGATCGAGCCGCTCGCCTGCGTCCTGAGCAACGTCCAGGCCGCCTCCCTCACCTTCGACGACACCGTGGTGGTGCTCGGCGCGGGCCCGATCGGCATGCTGACCGCACTGGTGGCCGCCCGCCGGGCGCGCCGGGTCACCGTCGCCGAGCCGGACGGCTACCGGCTGGAGCTGGCCCGCGAGCACTTCGCGCACGTGGTGGACGTGGCCGGAACGGACCCGGCCGAAGCCGTGCTGAAGACGTCGGGCGGCGAGCGTCCCTCCGTCGTCTTCGACACCACGGGCACCGGCCTGGACGCGGCGCTGCGGCTGATCGACGACGGCGGCCGGGTGGTGGTGATGGGCTTCGACGACACCTACACCGTGCCGCTGCGCCCGCTCCAGCTCACCAACCGGGGCATCCGGCTGATCGGTGCGGGGGACTACCGGGCCGACATCTTCCCGGTCGCCGTGGACCTGGCCGCCGAACTCGGCGCCCCTCAGCGACCCGACACCGGCAGCGGCACCGGCGGCGGCCTTGGCCCCGGCCCTGGCGCCGCCACCAGCACCAGCATCAGCACCAGCGCCAGCTCCGGCACCAGCTCCGGCTCGATCCTGGAGCGCCTGGTGACGCACGAGTTCCCGCTCGAGCGGTACGCGCAGGCGTTCACCGCGCTCGGCGGCCTCACCGGGGGCGACCGGGCCACCGGGGGCGAGGGCAGCGAACCGCCGCCGTGCTACGACGCGCTCAAGGTCGTCATCCGCTCGCACTCCGGCCCGGTCGGCGCCGACGGCTGGCCGGTGGAGGGGTGAGCGCGCCGCGCCTCGGCTCGATCGAGTCCGGCGGGACCAAGTTCGTCTGCCTGGTCGGCTCGGCCCCCGACCGCATCGAGGCCGAGACCCGGTTCCCGACCGGCGAACCGGGCCCCACCCTGGCCCGGGCCATCGCCTTCTTCCGGGAGACCACCGCGAGGACCGGACCGCTGGACGCGATCGGCATCGCCTCCTTCGGGCCCCTCGAACTGCGGCCGGGCCATGCCAAGTTCGGCCACCTCGCCGCCACCCCCAAACCCGGCTGGTCCGGCGTGGACGTCGCAGGACCGATCGCTGCCGCGCTCGGAGTACCGGTGGGCATCGAGACCGACGTCAACGGTGCGGCCCTCGGCGAGGGCCGCTGGGGCGCTGCACAGGGCTTGGACACCTACGTCTACCTCACCGTCGGCACCGGGATCGGCGGCGGCGCGGTGATCGGCGGCAAGGTGGTCAGTGGCCTGGTCCACACGGAGATGGGCCACCTCGCGGTGCCCCGGATCGCGGGCGACGCCTTTCCCGGCTCCTGCCCCTTCCACGGCGACTGCTGGGAGGGGCTGGCGGGGGGCGAGGCGATGGGCGCCCGCTGGGGAACCCCGGCCGAAGAACTGACCGGCGACGCACTGCGCAAGGCGCTGCGGCTGGAGGCGGGCTACCTGGCCGCGGGGCTGCGCAACATCGTCTACACGACCGCACCCCAGCGGATCGTGATCGGTGGCGGCGTCGCGGAACTCCCCGGGCTCTTCCCGCTGCTCCGCGCTGAACTGACCGCGGCACTGGGCGGATACCCCGGGCTGCCCGAGCACACAGCCGAGGACTTCGTGGTCCCGGCCCGGCTCGGCCGGCTCGCCGGACCGGCCGGCGGGCTGGTCCTGGCGGCGGGGGCGGCCGGGGCGGCCACCGCCGCACGGCCGCGGCCCGGCGCTGGGCCATCGGGGGGACCGGATGCATGAGGGCGGCCCCGGGCCGGGCAGGCTGGCCGGTGTGACGCGTCCCGATCCGGTGGGTCTCCTGGACCCGGCCACCCACGCCTGGCTGACCCGGCACGCCCTGCCCGGCGCCCTGGTGCACGAGACGGACCCGCTGCCCGGCGGGTTCACCAACGACATGGTCCTGCTCACCGCCCAGCCCCCCGACGCGCCGGGCGCGGAGCGCTACGTGCTGCGCCGCTACCGGCCCAGCGGCAGCAGGGTCCCGCGCAACACCTGTGCGGTGGAGATCGCCGTCCTCGGGCGGGCGGCGGCCCGTACCGTCCCGGTGACCGAGGTGGTCGCAGCCGATCCGCACGGCCGGGCCACCGGCCGCCCCACCCTGCTCTACCGGTTCGTGGACGGGACCCCGCTCAGCCGGGTGCTCGCGGACGGCCTGGTGAGCGGCGAGGCGCGGGCCCTGGGCCGGGCCGTCGGTGCGGTGCTGGCGCGGATCGGCCGGGCCGAGCTGCCCCGCCCGGGTGTCTTCGGTGACTCCTCGCTGGAACCGGCCCCGGACGGCGCGGGCCCGCTGGACGACCTGCCCGGGTTCGTCGAGCGCTGCCTGGTCACGGCGACCTCGGACGGACCGTTGAGCGCGACGGACTCCGCCGTACTGCGCGACCTGGCCCGCGGCGGGCCCCGGGCGCTGGCCGCCGTGGCGGGTGAACGGAGCCTGGTGCACGGCGACTTCAACCCGAAGAACGTCCTGGTCCGACGACGGGCCGGGCAGTGGGCGGTGGCCGCCGTGCTCGACTGGGAGCTGGCATTCAGCGGCTCTCCGCTCTTCGACGTCGGGAACATGCTGCGCTTCGCCCACGAGTACCCGCCCGCCTTCGCCGCGGGCTTCGTCGACGGCTTCCGGGGCGGGAACGGCCGGCTGCCCGGGGACTGGCTGCGGCTCAGCCGGACGCTGGACCTGTTCGCGCTCGCGGACATCCTCACCGCTCCGCCCGATCCCGCCTACTTCGCCCGCGCCCGCGCCGTGCTGCACCGGTCCACCGTCCACCGGTACTGACCGCGCCCACCGATACCGACCGCGGCCACCGTCCACCGGACCGCGGCCGGACGAGCGCACGCCACTGGTCCTCCCTCTTCCCATCAGGCCCGTGCGCCGCGTAATTCCCAGGAGACAACTGCTGTCCGTGCGGATCGCGGAAGTCTGGCCATAAGTGTCGAGTCAATGGCGGAGAGGTGGCATACGGCCGTCTTCTCAGCACCAGGAAAACCGGTTAGTCTGCCTGGGCCGAAGCGAAAGATCCTTGACCTGGGGAGGATTCCGCCGTGGAGAACGAAGGTTCGAAGAACGTCCTGACGACGCTTACGCCGACCGTTCGCTGCAACGGGACGCCCCCCACGCCCGCCCTGCGTGAAGGGCCGTACTACAAACCCGACACCCCTTTCAGGACCAGCTTCCGGGGCGATGAGGAGAGCGGCGTCCCGATGGTGCTGCACGGCACCGTGCGCACCCGCGAGGGCGAGCCGGTAGCGGGCGCCCTGCTCGACTTCTGGCAGGTCGGGGATGCCGGCGTCTACGACGACGACGGTTTTCGGCTGCGCGGCCACCAGTTCGCGGACGACCAGGGGCGGTGGCGGCTGGAGACGGTGCTGCCCGCGGTGTACCCGGGGCGGACGCGGCACGTACACGTGAAGGTGCAGCCGCCCGGCGGATCCGTGCTGACCACGATGCTGTATTTCCCCGGCGAACGCCGAAACCACCTCGACAAGTATTTCCGGCCGGAATGTCTGATGGATGTGCGGGAGACCGCCGAGGGTTGGGACGCCGAGTTCACCTTCGTCCTGGATGTGTGAACCCCCGCTGCCCGTAATCCCGGGGAGCCTGCCATACCGATGCTCGGAGATATCGGTATCCGCCGTCCGTCGTGTCCGGGGGACGGAAATCGACAGGAGTCACATGGCCGACCTCATGCGCGATCAGCCCGATACGAAGAGCGATGCCCAAAGTGACGCGCGAAGCGATGCTCGCAGCGACGTCCGCAGCGACGCCCTGAGCTATGCCCAGAAACACCTGTACTACCCGGTCAGTACGTACGACATGGACCACGGCGAGGGCATCCACCTGTACGACACCGACGGCAACGAGTACCTCGACTGCGCGTCCGGCACCTTCAACCTGAGCCTCGGCTACGGGCATCCCGAAGTGGTCAAGGCCATGCGCGACCAGGTGGAACGGCTGGTGCACACCACCTCGACCTTCCAGACCGCCCCCGTCAACGAGCTGGTCCGGCGGCTGGTCGAGGTCACCCCGCCGAACCTGACCAAGGTGCACCTCAAGGTGTCGGGCGGCTCCACCGCCAACGAGGGCGCGGTCAAGATGGCGCAGATCGCCACCGGCCGCCGCGACGTCGTCACCCTGTTCCGCAGCCACCACGGCCAGACCATGATGACGACCACCATGTCGGGCGAGTCGTTCCGCAAGGCTCCCTTCCCGCACCTGATGCCCGGCGTTCTCCAGGTCCCCGACCCCTACTGCCTGCGCTGCTTCTACCGCCAGGCGGGACCGGACAGTTGTGGCATGTTGTGCGTCGAGCGGATCAACGACTTCCTGGACCACGCCAGTTCCGGCAGCGTCGCCTGCGTGGTCGTCGAACCGGTCTCCGGGAGCGGGGGCAACATCGTGCCCCCCGACGGCTACTTGTCCGCGCTGCGCGCCCTGTGCGACGAACGGGGCATCGTCCTCATCTTCGACGAGATCCAGACCGGCATCGGCCGGGTCGGCCGGATGTTCGCCGCAGAACACTACGGGGTGCGGCCCGACATCCTGACGACCGCCAAGGGCCTCGGCGGCTCCGGCGCCCAGATCGCGGCCATCGTCGCCGACGAGCGGATGGCCGGACTCAGCGCCGACCACCATTCCTTCACCTACGGCGGCAACGTCCTCGCCGCCGCCGCGGCGGCCACCACCCTCGACGTGATCGGCCGCCCCGGCTTCCTGGAGAACGTCCGGGAGGTCGGCGCCCACGTCATGGAGCGGCTGCGCGCGCTGGCCGCCCTGCACCCCGCCGTCGTGGACGTGCGCGGCCTCGGCCTGATGATCGGGATCGAGATCGGCGACGACCGGGGCAACCCGCACAGCGAACGGGCCCAGGCCCTGGCCCGGCGCGGCATGGACCATGGCCTGATCCTGCGCACCTCCCGCTACGGCCGGGGCAACGTGATCAAGATCCGCCCGCCGCTGATCCTGACCCGCGCCGAGGCCGATCTGCTCTGCGACCGGCTCGAAGCCCTCTTCGCCGCCGAGGCCGCCGCATGACCGGTCCCGAGCGCGACAGCCCCCCGGGGGCCGCGGCTGTGCGGCAGTACGTGATCGGCCTCGCCCGTGCCGTCCGCGAGGCCGTTCTGGCCGCCCGGCACCGGGCCGGCAGCCGAGCGGTCCGAGGCCACTCACCGGGCGGCGACGCCCAGTTCGGCCTCGACGAGGTCGCGGAGGCGGCCGTCTGGCAGTACGTCGTCGACCACGATCTGCCGGTCGCCGTCTACTCCGAGGACCGGGGCCTGAAGTGCCACGGCACGGACCCGCCCCACCTGCTGGTCGTCGACCCGATCGACGGCACCCGGCCCGCTGTCGCCGGCCTGGAGTCGGCCACCGTCTCGGTCGCCGTCGCCCGCATGTCGCACCGCCCGCGCATCGCCGACGTCGAACACGCGCTGCTGATGGAACTGCGCACGGGCGCCTACCTCTACGGGGACCTGGCGACGCCCGGCATCACCGCGCACGGTTACGACCACCCGGTCCCGGCGCTGACCCGCACCACCGACCCCGCGCGGATGTTCTGGTCGCTGGAGTTCAACGGCCACCCGGCCCGCCTGATGACCGAGGCATACGGCCACCTCATCGACCGCTCGGCCAACACCG from Kitasatospora sp. NBC_01250 includes these protein-coding regions:
- a CDS encoding Type 1 glutamine amidotransferase-like domain-containing protein, producing MKFLLTDSGVRNASVLAALVDLLGKPIAEASALCIPTAGYGGPYGDPGGPWRFISGQSPSPMTELGWKSVGVLELTALPSIDKERWVSWVREADALLVNGGDALYLCHWMRESGLADLFPSLRDTVYVGLSAGSMVLTPRIGEEFVGWKPPTGDDTTLGLVDFSIFPHLDSPDCPENTMAAAERWAAKIKGPAYAIDAQTAIKVTDGDVEVVSEGHWKLLNPAS
- a CDS encoding NUDIX hydrolase: MIIHQCCHGVQRFGAGFQESAGGVRVEWELPGGKLELGEEPPDCAAREVQEESGWEVEAGPLLDVWMYRPIPDRHVFIVAYGCQRLGEDCAPVVSAEHKEIGLFRKDKVADLVMPQGYKDSVARWYAHLGLG
- a CDS encoding zinc-dependent alcohol dehydrogenase, whose protein sequence is MRALVYLGPGSAELQDRPAARVAHDDDVVVEIVGTGVCGTDRKILLGRFPARPGVVLGHESVGVVRGTGAKVRSVAVGDRVVVNPTLYCGWCVPCRRGATNFCRHKAGTEVGVDRDGTYAEAVTLPERFVERVPAGLPFRSAVLIEPLACVLSNVQAASLTFDDTVVVLGAGPIGMLTALVAARRARRVTVAEPDGYRLELAREHFAHVVDVAGTDPAEAVLKTSGGERPSVVFDTTGTGLDAALRLIDDGGRVVVMGFDDTYTVPLRPLQLTNRGIRLIGAGDYRADIFPVAVDLAAELGAPQRPDTGSGTGGGLGPGPGAATSTSISTSASSGTSSGSILERLVTHEFPLERYAQAFTALGGLTGGDRATGGEGSEPPPCYDALKVVIRSHSGPVGADGWPVEG
- a CDS encoding ROK family protein yields the protein MSAPRLGSIESGGTKFVCLVGSAPDRIEAETRFPTGEPGPTLARAIAFFRETTARTGPLDAIGIASFGPLELRPGHAKFGHLAATPKPGWSGVDVAGPIAAALGVPVGIETDVNGAALGEGRWGAAQGLDTYVYLTVGTGIGGGAVIGGKVVSGLVHTEMGHLAVPRIAGDAFPGSCPFHGDCWEGLAGGEAMGARWGTPAEELTGDALRKALRLEAGYLAAGLRNIVYTTAPQRIVIGGGVAELPGLFPLLRAELTAALGGYPGLPEHTAEDFVVPARLGRLAGPAGGLVLAAGAAGAATAARPRPGAGPSGGPDA
- a CDS encoding phosphotransferase family protein, whose amino-acid sequence is MTRPDPVGLLDPATHAWLTRHALPGALVHETDPLPGGFTNDMVLLTAQPPDAPGAERYVLRRYRPSGSRVPRNTCAVEIAVLGRAAARTVPVTEVVAADPHGRATGRPTLLYRFVDGTPLSRVLADGLVSGEARALGRAVGAVLARIGRAELPRPGVFGDSSLEPAPDGAGPLDDLPGFVERCLVTATSDGPLSATDSAVLRDLARGGPRALAAVAGERSLVHGDFNPKNVLVRRRAGQWAVAAVLDWELAFSGSPLFDVGNMLRFAHEYPPAFAAGFVDGFRGGNGRLPGDWLRLSRTLDLFALADILTAPPDPAYFARARAVLHRSTVHRY
- a CDS encoding dioxygenase family protein produces the protein MENEGSKNVLTTLTPTVRCNGTPPTPALREGPYYKPDTPFRTSFRGDEESGVPMVLHGTVRTREGEPVAGALLDFWQVGDAGVYDDDGFRLRGHQFADDQGRWRLETVLPAVYPGRTRHVHVKVQPPGGSVLTTMLYFPGERRNHLDKYFRPECLMDVRETAEGWDAEFTFVLDV
- a CDS encoding aspartate aminotransferase family protein, whose amino-acid sequence is MADLMRDQPDTKSDAQSDARSDARSDVRSDALSYAQKHLYYPVSTYDMDHGEGIHLYDTDGNEYLDCASGTFNLSLGYGHPEVVKAMRDQVERLVHTTSTFQTAPVNELVRRLVEVTPPNLTKVHLKVSGGSTANEGAVKMAQIATGRRDVVTLFRSHHGQTMMTTTMSGESFRKAPFPHLMPGVLQVPDPYCLRCFYRQAGPDSCGMLCVERINDFLDHASSGSVACVVVEPVSGSGGNIVPPDGYLSALRALCDERGIVLIFDEIQTGIGRVGRMFAAEHYGVRPDILTTAKGLGGSGAQIAAIVADERMAGLSADHHSFTYGGNVLAAAAAATTLDVIGRPGFLENVREVGAHVMERLRALAALHPAVVDVRGLGLMIGIEIGDDRGNPHSERAQALARRGMDHGLILRTSRYGRGNVIKIRPPLILTRAEADLLCDRLEALFAAEAAA
- a CDS encoding inositol monophosphatase family protein, which encodes MTGPERDSPPGAAAVRQYVIGLARAVREAVLAARHRAGSRAVRGHSPGGDAQFGLDEVAEAAVWQYVVDHDLPVAVYSEDRGLKCHGTDPPHLLVVDPIDGTRPAVAGLESATVSVAVARMSHRPRIADVEHALLMELRTGAYLYGDLATPGITAHGYDHPVPALTRTTDPARMFWSLEFNGHPARLMTEAYGHLIDRSANTGGVFVFNSATWSISRLLTGQLDAYVDIGNRLLRDDPALLPEFERVGNGRVLHLFPYDIAAAVFLAERAGAVITDGYGQPLGGTVLTDLTVSNQQSCVAAATPELHRALLAAVRWKE